From the Streptomyces nigrescens genome, one window contains:
- a CDS encoding ATP-binding protein, with product MARRPLPRILTHSAPLARMAHSAPLTRSREFARSAADSASDVFHPLITIGRGLRRLGAAGRGRWAGTPKEQRGPLAFFVGACLLVVWLVPYGPLLALIGVMGAGAWAGRERTPVATGPSEAETERLRALYEALVPYLSAEGDPSPLYAHGGDWERAFVEYAFDDSGRLERLQLKYPAYFTDGEDRSRVRIEQVLYAKAGRGREYHFTWDELANQLTLTVLDALPTDIAAQRFVTSPGETVLGFTDPDSVQRTLPVTGEEETRDAPPVVWRTGQRSTEPHLLVLGQPGTGATTLLRSIALQALQHGDVLVIDGSGTGEYGCLAGRRGVLGVESGLAGALARLEWASHETERRLIEGNRARQEGGAAPDDTRRPLWIIADRPTALSHIAVAEGLDDPQRWLQVPLRHGRAAHVTVVVADQFETAELLSDPVRAHTKARVVLGPATAEEVRAVLGAPPHTTPPAMVPPGRGYARLGSAPVLRLQVPATPDPLDDATGQAHREAVTALLPERTVPADGAEPAEPVTGGKPLDAGKPVPRGTSVDVGKSVDIGKPVDVSTSARAAGADPDDGPAAAGAAPDAEETGSAAEPVGASARVRTNKGGEPRVVKGSVEAVRAEG from the coding sequence GTGGCCCGGCGCCCCCTGCCCCGCATCCTGACCCACAGCGCACCGCTCGCCCGTATGGCACACAGCGCCCCGCTCACCCGTAGCCGCGAATTCGCGCGCAGCGCCGCCGACAGCGCCTCCGATGTGTTCCATCCGCTGATCACCATCGGCCGGGGGCTGCGCCGGCTGGGCGCGGCCGGCCGGGGACGCTGGGCCGGGACGCCCAAGGAGCAGCGCGGTCCGCTGGCCTTCTTCGTGGGCGCGTGTCTGCTGGTGGTGTGGCTGGTGCCGTACGGGCCGCTGCTCGCCCTGATCGGGGTCATGGGCGCGGGGGCCTGGGCGGGGCGGGAGCGTACGCCCGTGGCGACCGGCCCCAGCGAGGCCGAGACCGAGCGGCTGCGGGCGCTCTACGAGGCGCTGGTCCCCTACCTCTCCGCCGAGGGCGACCCCAGCCCGCTGTATGCGCACGGCGGTGACTGGGAGCGGGCCTTCGTCGAGTACGCCTTCGACGACAGCGGGCGGCTGGAGCGACTGCAGCTGAAGTACCCGGCGTACTTCACCGACGGTGAGGACCGGTCCCGGGTCCGCATCGAGCAGGTGCTGTACGCCAAGGCGGGCCGCGGCCGGGAGTACCACTTCACCTGGGACGAGCTGGCCAATCAGCTCACCCTGACCGTGCTGGACGCGCTGCCGACGGATATCGCCGCCCAGCGCTTCGTCACCTCGCCCGGCGAGACGGTGCTCGGGTTCACCGACCCGGACTCCGTGCAGCGGACCCTGCCGGTCACCGGCGAGGAGGAGACCCGGGACGCCCCGCCGGTGGTCTGGCGTACCGGACAGCGCTCCACCGAACCGCATCTGCTCGTCCTGGGGCAGCCGGGGACCGGCGCCACGACGCTGCTGCGCTCGATCGCGCTGCAGGCGCTGCAGCACGGCGATGTGCTGGTCATCGACGGCAGTGGGACCGGTGAGTACGGATGTCTGGCCGGGCGCCGCGGTGTGCTGGGGGTGGAGAGCGGGCTGGCGGGGGCGCTGGCGAGGCTGGAGTGGGCGTCGCACGAGACCGAGCGGCGGCTGATCGAGGGGAACCGGGCGCGGCAGGAAGGCGGGGCGGCCCCGGACGACACCCGGCGGCCGCTGTGGATCATCGCGGACCGTCCGACGGCGCTGTCCCATATCGCGGTCGCGGAGGGCCTGGACGATCCGCAGCGGTGGCTGCAGGTGCCGCTGCGGCACGGCCGGGCCGCTCATGTCACGGTCGTCGTGGCCGACCAGTTCGAGACCGCCGAGCTGCTGAGCGATCCGGTACGGGCGCACACCAAGGCGCGGGTGGTGCTCGGCCCCGCCACGGCGGAAGAGGTACGGGCGGTGCTCGGAGCGCCGCCGCACACCACACCGCCGGCGATGGTGCCGCCGGGGCGCGGCTATGCGCGGCTGGGGAGCGCACCCGTACTGCGGCTCCAGGTGCCGGCCACGCCCGACCCGCTCGACGACGCCACCGGGCAGGCGCACCGGGAGGCCGTCACGGCACTGCTGCCGGAGCGTACGGTCCCGGCCGACGGGGCCGAGCCCGCCGAGCCGGTGACCGGCGGCAAGCCGCTGGATGCCGGCAAGCCGGTGCCCCGCGGCACATCGGTGGACGTGGGCAAGTCGGTGGACATCGGCAAACCGGTGGACGTCAGCACGTCCGCGCGCGCCGCCGGGGCGGATCCTGACGACGGGCCCGCGGCGGCCGGTGCGGCACCGGATGCCGAGGAGACCGGGTCCGCCGCCGAACCGGTGGGTGCGAGCGCGCGGGTGCGGACCAACAAGGGCGGCGAACCCCGGGTGGTCAAGGGGTCGGTGGAGGCCGTTCGCGCGGAGGGATGA
- the ligD gene encoding non-homologous end-joining DNA ligase, which produces MSPMTVVEGRHLSLTNLDKVLYPETGTTKGEVLHYCTTTAGPLLAHLHDRPLSFLRYPDGPDGQRFFTKNVPPGTPSWVKTCEVPHSTSGPTRQVLLQDLPSLVWAANLVVELHTPQWTRQAPGVADRLVFDLDPGAPATIVECCAAAQWLYDRLAADGLDAYAKTSGSKGLHLIVPVEPTPSERTTAYARSLAVEAAAALPDLVVHKMTKALRPGKVFIDFSQNAAAKTTAVAYTLRARAAPTVSAPVTWDEIADCTDPQQLTFLFDEIAPRCELHGDLLAPLLDPDRARPLPAASPSRASAAPPRPGSARGPA; this is translated from the coding sequence ATGTCGCCGATGACCGTCGTGGAGGGGCGGCACCTCTCGCTGACCAACCTGGACAAGGTCCTCTATCCCGAGACCGGCACCACCAAGGGCGAGGTGCTGCACTACTGCACCACCACCGCAGGCCCGCTGCTGGCCCACCTCCACGACCGGCCGCTCTCCTTCCTGCGCTACCCCGACGGGCCGGACGGCCAGCGCTTCTTCACCAAGAACGTGCCGCCCGGCACGCCCTCCTGGGTGAAGACCTGCGAGGTTCCCCATTCGACGTCGGGGCCCACCCGGCAGGTCCTGCTGCAGGACCTGCCCTCGCTCGTCTGGGCCGCGAACCTGGTCGTCGAGCTGCACACCCCGCAGTGGACACGGCAGGCGCCGGGCGTCGCCGACCGGCTCGTCTTCGACCTCGATCCCGGCGCCCCGGCCACCATCGTGGAGTGCTGCGCCGCGGCACAGTGGCTGTACGACCGGCTGGCGGCCGACGGCCTCGATGCCTATGCCAAGACCAGCGGCTCCAAGGGCCTGCACCTCATCGTGCCCGTCGAGCCCACCCCGTCCGAGCGGACCACCGCCTACGCCAGGAGCCTCGCCGTCGAGGCCGCGGCGGCCCTCCCGGACCTGGTCGTGCACAAGATGACCAAGGCGCTACGGCCCGGCAAGGTCTTCATCGACTTCTCGCAGAACGCCGCCGCCAAGACCACCGCGGTCGCCTACACCCTGCGGGCCCGTGCCGCCCCCACCGTCTCGGCCCCGGTCACCTGGGACGAGATCGCCGACTGCACCGACCCGCAGCAACTCACCTTTCTCTTCGACGAGATCGCACCGCGCTGCGAACTCCACGGGGACCTGCTGGCCCCGCTCCTCGACCCGGACCGGGCCCGCCCGCTGCCCGCCGCGTCGCCCTCCCGCGCATCGGCGGCACCCCCTCGGCCGGGGTCCGCCCGGGGTCCGGCTTAG
- a CDS encoding polyprenol monophosphomannose synthase: MTDGQRQYGPLGTTLVIIPTYNEAENIKPIVSRVRSAVPEAHVLVADDNSPDGTGKLADELAADDEQVHVLHRKGKEGLGAAYLAGFRWGIDNGYGVLVEMDADGSHQPEELPRLLTALKGADLVLGSRWVPGGRTVNWPKYRQLISRGGSTYSRLALDLPLRDLTGGYRAFRAEALKGLGLDDVASQGYCFQVDLARRAVQAGYHVVEVPITFVEREYGDSKMSRDIVVEALWRVTAWGVGSRVDKIRGR, translated from the coding sequence GTGACAGACGGTCAGCGGCAGTACGGTCCGCTCGGCACCACGTTGGTGATCATTCCGACGTACAACGAGGCGGAGAACATCAAGCCGATCGTCTCGCGGGTGCGGTCCGCCGTCCCGGAGGCACATGTCCTGGTCGCGGACGACAACAGTCCTGACGGCACCGGCAAGCTGGCCGACGAACTGGCCGCCGACGACGAGCAGGTCCATGTCCTGCACCGCAAGGGCAAGGAAGGCCTCGGCGCCGCCTATCTCGCCGGCTTCCGGTGGGGCATCGACAACGGCTACGGCGTGCTGGTCGAGATGGACGCCGACGGCTCGCACCAGCCCGAGGAACTGCCCCGGCTGCTCACCGCCCTCAAGGGCGCCGATCTCGTCCTCGGATCACGTTGGGTGCCCGGCGGCCGTACCGTCAACTGGCCCAAGTACCGCCAGCTCATCTCCCGCGGCGGCAGCACCTACTCCCGGCTGGCGCTGGATCTGCCGCTGCGCGACCTCACCGGCGGCTACCGGGCCTTTCGCGCGGAGGCCCTTAAGGGGCTGGGCCTGGACGACGTCGCCTCCCAGGGCTACTGCTTCCAGGTCGACCTCGCCCGCCGCGCCGTGCAGGCCGGCTATCACGTCGTCGAGGTCCCGATCACCTTCGTCGAGCGCGAGTACGGCGACAGCAAGATGAGCCGGGACATCGTCGTGGAGGCGCTGTGGCGCGTCACGGCCTGGGGTGTCGGCTCACGGGTGGACAAGATCCGCGGCCGCTGA
- a CDS encoding PLP-dependent aminotransferase family protein, with protein sequence MAQWTSAVGAPQLARLLRSQDPRDAQLAVGGRRLPAYRSLADGVRLLVLEGRIPVAARLPAERELAAAFGVSRTTVAAAYEALRAEGFLESRRGSGSWTAVPAGNPLPTRGLEPLPPEAAGSMIDLGCAALPAPEPWLTRAVQGAMADLPLYSHTHGDYPAGLPVLRQALADRYTARGIPTMPEQIMVTTGAMGAVAAICRLCTGPGERVAVDSPSYANILQLMRDAGARLVPVALGDKLAGWDIPAWRQVMRDAAPRMAYVVADFHNPTGTLATEDQRRRLVDAARSAGTLLVVDETMTELRLDEDAEPPRPVCAFDPAGSAVITVGSASKAFWAGMRIGWVRAAPDIIRSLVAARAYSDLGSPVLEQLAIASLLESGGWEKAIGIRREQARENRDAIVGALHRHLPDWEFSVPRGGLTLWARTGGLSGSRIAEAGERLGVRVPSGPRFGVDGAFEGFVRLPFTVNGAVADEAAVRLAGAARLVATGAPVEAELRHTFVA encoded by the coding sequence ATGGCTCAGTGGACTTCAGCGGTCGGTGCGCCCCAACTCGCCCGGCTGCTCCGGTCGCAGGACCCGCGGGACGCTCAACTCGCGGTCGGCGGCCGCCGGTTGCCCGCCTATCGCAGCCTCGCCGACGGTGTGCGCCTCCTCGTGCTGGAAGGCCGGATACCCGTCGCCGCCCGCCTGCCGGCCGAGCGCGAACTGGCCGCGGCCTTCGGCGTCAGCCGCACCACCGTCGCCGCCGCCTACGAAGCGCTGCGCGCCGAAGGATTCCTGGAGTCCCGGCGCGGCTCGGGCAGTTGGACCGCCGTCCCGGCCGGCAATCCGCTTCCCACCCGCGGTCTGGAACCGCTGCCCCCGGAAGCCGCCGGCTCCATGATCGACCTCGGCTGCGCCGCCCTCCCGGCCCCCGAACCCTGGCTCACCCGCGCCGTCCAGGGTGCCATGGCCGACCTTCCGCTCTACTCCCACACCCACGGCGACTACCCGGCCGGCCTGCCCGTCCTGCGGCAGGCCCTCGCGGATCGCTACACCGCCCGCGGTATCCCCACCATGCCCGAACAGATCATGGTGACCACCGGCGCGATGGGTGCCGTCGCCGCGATCTGCCGGCTCTGTACCGGCCCCGGCGAGCGTGTGGCCGTCGATTCGCCCTCGTACGCCAACATCCTGCAGCTGATGCGGGACGCCGGTGCCCGGCTCGTACCGGTCGCCCTCGGGGACAAGCTGGCCGGCTGGGACATTCCCGCCTGGCGCCAGGTGATGCGCGATGCCGCCCCCCGTATGGCCTATGTCGTCGCCGACTTCCACAACCCCACCGGCACCCTCGCCACCGAGGACCAGCGCCGCCGCCTCGTCGACGCGGCCCGGTCGGCCGGCACCCTGCTCGTCGTCGACGAGACCATGACCGAGCTCCGGCTGGACGAGGACGCCGAACCGCCCCGCCCGGTCTGCGCGTTCGACCCGGCCGGCAGCGCGGTGATCACCGTTGGCTCGGCGAGCAAGGCATTCTGGGCCGGGATGCGGATCGGCTGGGTGCGCGCCGCCCCCGACATCATCCGCAGCCTGGTCGCCGCCCGCGCCTACTCCGACCTGGGCTCACCGGTCCTGGAACAGCTCGCCATCGCCTCGCTCCTGGAGAGCGGCGGCTGGGAGAAGGCCATCGGCATCCGCCGCGAGCAGGCCCGCGAGAATCGCGACGCGATCGTCGGGGCGCTGCACCGGCACCTTCCCGACTGGGAGTTCAGCGTGCCCCGCGGCGGGCTCACCCTCTGGGCACGGACGGGCGGACTCTCCGGCTCCCGGATCGCCGAGGCGGGGGAGCGGCTCGGGGTGCGGGTGCCCTCCGGTCCGCGATTCGGTGTCGACGGCGCCTTCGAGGGCTTCGTACGGCTGCCGTTCACGGTCAACGGGGCCGTCGCCGACGAGGCCGCGGTCCGGCTGGCCGGTGCCGCGCGACTGGTGGCGACGGGCGCGCCGGTGGAGGCGGAGCTGCGGCACACCTTCGTGGCCTGA
- a CDS encoding Ku protein produces MRSIWNGSISFGLVTIPVKTYSATDRTSSVSFVRIHEKDGAQIQYRKICELDGEEVPNEEVGKGYQAPGDDAIVPITDEDLSRLPMPTAKTLSILSFVDPDQIDPLQMDKAYYLGPNGAAATKPYALLREALEDHRKVALGKVAMRGRESLAMLRAHNGAIVMHTLLWPDQLRPVTGVAPDEVELRENELTLAETLMDSLGELDPAELHDDYREAVEELVAAKLEGEPVAPAASGTSGAQVIDLTAALEKSVRAAPGGREAGTEAEPASVTPIRGRKAAKKGEAEQGAAKKSGAAGKKATAKKTAPATAKKAPAKKTAAAPKTAGGRAKGTSTAKKTAAAGTSKKTASKSTAKTSTAKKSTAKKTAARKTSKRSSA; encoded by the coding sequence ATGCGTTCTATATGGAATGGGTCCATATCGTTCGGTCTGGTCACCATCCCCGTGAAGACCTACAGCGCCACCGACCGCACCTCGTCGGTGTCTTTCGTGCGCATCCACGAGAAGGACGGCGCACAGATCCAGTACCGGAAGATCTGTGAACTGGACGGCGAGGAAGTCCCGAACGAGGAAGTCGGCAAGGGCTATCAGGCGCCGGGCGACGACGCCATCGTGCCGATCACCGACGAGGACCTGTCCCGGCTGCCGATGCCGACCGCCAAGACGCTGTCGATCCTGTCGTTCGTCGACCCCGACCAGATCGACCCGCTCCAGATGGACAAGGCCTACTACCTGGGGCCCAACGGGGCGGCCGCCACCAAGCCGTACGCGCTGCTGCGGGAGGCCCTGGAGGACCACCGGAAGGTCGCGCTCGGCAAGGTGGCGATGCGGGGGCGGGAGTCACTGGCGATGCTGCGGGCGCACAACGGGGCGATCGTGATGCATACGCTGCTGTGGCCCGATCAGCTCCGGCCCGTCACCGGTGTGGCCCCCGACGAGGTCGAGCTCCGCGAGAACGAGCTGACGCTGGCCGAGACCCTGATGGACTCCCTGGGCGAGCTGGATCCCGCGGAGCTCCACGACGACTACCGCGAGGCCGTCGAGGAGCTGGTCGCCGCCAAGCTGGAGGGCGAGCCGGTCGCCCCCGCGGCGTCGGGCACCTCCGGCGCCCAGGTCATCGACCTCACGGCGGCGCTGGAGAAGAGTGTGCGCGCGGCCCCGGGCGGCCGGGAGGCCGGTACGGAGGCGGAGCCGGCGTCCGTGACGCCCATACGGGGGCGGAAGGCGGCGAAGAAGGGCGAGGCGGAGCAGGGCGCCGCCAAGAAGAGCGGTGCGGCCGGCAAGAAGGCAACGGCGAAGAAGACCGCCCCGGCCACCGCGAAGAAGGCGCCCGCGAAGAAGACGGCGGCCGCCCCGAAGACCGCCGGCGGTCGGGCGAAGGGCACATCGACGGCCAAGAAGACCGCGGCCGCCGGCACTTCCAAGAAGACCGCGTCGAAGAGCACCGCCAAGACGAGCACTGCCAAGAAGAGCACCGCCAAGAAGACCGCGGCCAGGAAAACGAGCAAGAGGTCGTCCGCGTAG
- a CDS encoding RNA-binding S4 domain-containing protein, producing MASDEGTTRIDSWIWSVRLTKTRSLAAAACRAGHVRVNGERVKPAHGVRNGDEVRLRHAGRERIVVVSRLVRKRVGAAVAAECFIDNSPPAPPREEIPVIGHRDRGTGRPTKRDRREIDQLRGL from the coding sequence ATGGCTTCAGACGAGGGGACCACCCGCATCGACAGCTGGATCTGGTCCGTACGGCTCACCAAGACCCGTTCGCTGGCCGCGGCGGCCTGCCGCGCGGGGCACGTACGGGTCAACGGTGAGCGGGTGAAGCCGGCCCATGGCGTGCGCAACGGTGACGAGGTGCGGCTGCGGCATGCGGGCCGGGAGCGGATCGTGGTCGTCTCACGGCTGGTGCGCAAGCGGGTGGGCGCGGCCGTCGCCGCGGAGTGCTTCATCGACAACAGCCCGCCGGCCCCGCCGCGCGAGGAAATCCCGGTGATCGGGCATCGCGACCGCGGCACCGGGCGCCCCACCAAGCGCGATCGCCGCGAGATCGACCAGCTGCGCGGACTGTGA
- a CDS encoding YchJ family protein, translated as MSKQKNKSRRPAAVTPASPCPCGRAETYRDCCAAFHEGRATAPTAERLMRSRYSAFAVGDTGYLLRTWHPTTRPAGLDLEAAQRWTGLDILGTTGGSAFHTEGTVEFRAHYSLHGHADSQYEHSRFVREGGQWLYLDALPSA; from the coding sequence GTGTCGAAGCAGAAGAACAAGTCCCGCCGCCCCGCCGCTGTCACCCCCGCCTCGCCGTGCCCCTGCGGACGCGCCGAGACCTACCGCGACTGCTGTGCCGCCTTCCATGAGGGGCGCGCCACGGCTCCGACCGCGGAGCGCCTGATGCGCTCGCGCTACAGCGCCTTCGCCGTCGGTGACACCGGATATCTGCTGCGCACCTGGCACCCGACGACCCGCCCGGCCGGCCTCGACCTCGAAGCGGCACAGCGGTGGACCGGCCTGGACATCCTCGGCACGACCGGCGGCAGTGCCTTCCACACCGAAGGAACCGTGGAATTCCGCGCCCACTACAGCCTGCACGGCCATGCGGACAGCCAGTACGAGCACAGCCGCTTCGTCCGCGAGGGCGGCCAGTGGCTCTACCTCGACGCGCTGCCGTCGGCATAG
- the fxsA gene encoding FxsA family membrane protein, protein MSFGATPSPSPRPPQRSRARRFVPLGIAAWMVLEIWLLTVVAGATNGLTVLLLLVGGVIVGGYVTKRAGRRAWRNLTESLQTAGGPAAPGNSPSGNGRSGNGTSGSGNTLPMAGGLLLMLPGLVSDALGLLCLFPPTGKLIQRRAEKLLSRRSGYAPGSFGDAFQQARMHRPDGKVVQGEVIRDDEPPSPRRQDPPLTG, encoded by the coding sequence ATGTCGTTCGGAGCCACGCCATCGCCGAGTCCCCGCCCGCCCCAGCGCTCGCGCGCCCGTAGGTTCGTGCCCTTGGGCATCGCCGCCTGGATGGTGCTGGAGATCTGGCTGCTGACCGTCGTGGCCGGTGCCACCAACGGTCTGACGGTCCTGCTTCTGCTGGTCGGCGGAGTGATCGTCGGCGGTTATGTGACCAAGCGGGCCGGCCGTCGCGCCTGGCGGAACCTCACCGAGAGCCTTCAGACCGCCGGCGGCCCGGCGGCGCCCGGCAACTCCCCGTCCGGCAACGGAAGATCCGGCAACGGGACGTCGGGCAGCGGCAATACGCTCCCGATGGCCGGCGGGCTGCTGCTGATGCTGCCGGGGCTGGTGTCCGACGCACTGGGGCTGCTCTGCCTCTTCCCGCCGACCGGAAAGCTGATCCAGCGCCGCGCCGAGAAGCTGCTGTCCAGGCGGTCGGGCTACGCCCCGGGCTCGTTCGGTGACGCGTTCCAGCAGGCCCGGATGCACCGGCCGGACGGCAAGGTCGTCCAGGGCGAGGTCATCCGCGACGACGAGCCCCCGTCCCCGCGCCGCCAGGATCCGCCGCTCACCGGCTGA
- a CDS encoding RNA polymerase-binding protein RbpA → MSERALRGTRLVVTSYETDRGIDLAPRQAVEYACQNGHRFEMPFSVEAEIPPEWECKVCGAPSLLVDGDGPEEKKGKPARTHWDMLMERRTREELEEVLAERLAVLRSGTMNIAVHPRDSNRKSA, encoded by the coding sequence ATGAGTGAGCGAGCTCTCCGCGGCACGCGACTCGTGGTGACCAGCTACGAGACCGACCGCGGCATCGACCTGGCCCCGCGCCAGGCGGTGGAGTACGCATGCCAGAACGGACATCGATTCGAGATGCCGTTCTCGGTTGAGGCCGAGATTCCGCCGGAGTGGGAGTGCAAGGTATGCGGTGCACCCTCTCTTCTGGTGGATGGCGACGGCCCCGAGGAGAAGAAGGGTAAGCCCGCGCGTACGCACTGGGACATGCTCATGGAGCGGCGCACCCGCGAGGAGCTCGAGGAGGTGCTGGCCGAACGGCTGGCCGTCCTGCGCTCCGGCACCATGAACATTGCCGTGCATCCGCGCGACAGCAACCGCAAGTCCGCCTGA
- a CDS encoding glycerophosphodiester phosphodiesterase family protein has product MTSAIRIRHAYLDHPGPLPFAHRGGDAEGLENTAAAFRRAVGLGYRYLETDVHATSDGQLVAFHDATLDRVTDTRGAIGQLPWRAVRRARVGGREPLPLFEELLEEFPEARWNVDLKADAALPPLLDLLRRTRAWDRVCVGSFSEARVARAQRLAGRRMASSLGTRGVAGLRLRSYGRGVLPLDRLLGAAVRRSAVCVQVPERQSGLPVVDPLFLRAAHALGMQVHVWTVNDAERMTALLDLGVDGIMTDDIETLRAVLTERGCWV; this is encoded by the coding sequence GTGACCTCAGCGATACGCATCCGCCACGCCTATCTCGACCACCCCGGGCCGCTCCCCTTCGCCCACCGGGGCGGGGACGCGGAGGGCCTGGAGAACACCGCCGCCGCCTTCCGCCGAGCCGTCGGCCTCGGCTACCGCTATCTGGAGACCGATGTGCACGCCACATCGGACGGGCAGCTCGTCGCCTTCCACGACGCGACGCTCGACCGCGTCACCGACACCCGCGGCGCGATCGGGCAGCTCCCCTGGCGGGCGGTGCGCCGGGCCCGGGTCGGCGGCCGGGAGCCGCTGCCGCTGTTCGAGGAGCTGCTGGAGGAGTTCCCCGAGGCGCGCTGGAACGTCGACCTCAAGGCCGACGCCGCACTGCCGCCCCTGCTGGACCTGCTGCGCCGCACACGCGCCTGGGACCGGGTGTGCGTCGGTTCGTTCTCGGAGGCCCGGGTGGCGCGGGCCCAGCGGCTGGCCGGCCGGCGGATGGCCAGCTCGCTCGGCACCCGTGGCGTGGCCGGGCTGCGGCTGCGTTCGTACGGCCGCGGAGTGCTGCCGCTCGACCGGCTGCTGGGTGCGGCGGTGCGGCGCAGCGCGGTCTGCGTCCAGGTCCCCGAGCGGCAGTCCGGCCTCCCGGTCGTCGATCCGCTGTTCCTGCGCGCCGCGCATGCGCTGGGCATGCAGGTCCATGTCTGGACGGTCAATGACGCGGAGCGGATGACCGCCCTCTTGGATCTCGGCGTGGACGGCATCATGACCGACGACATCGAGACGCTGCGGGCGGTGCTGACCGAGCGGGGGTGCTGGGTCTGA
- a CDS encoding YczE/YyaS/YitT family protein produces the protein MTSESGPRRRLPVRRLVQLYTGLTLYGVSMGLMLRAELGLEPWSVLNQGISRHTGQSIGTVTIVSGALILLLWIPLRQRPGLGTVSNVVVLGLVMDATLAWMPELDSLGARIPLLAGAVLLNGAATGLYIAADFGPGPRDGLMTGLHRRTGRPVRLVRTCIEVTVLAAGFALGGSVGVGTVVYALAIGPLAQFFLRRFAIKDAPAKPSPVVARGGASPERAILPE, from the coding sequence ATGACCAGTGAATCCGGCCCACGGAGGCGTCTGCCGGTGCGCCGGCTGGTTCAGCTCTACACGGGGCTGACGCTCTACGGCGTCAGTATGGGGCTGATGCTGCGGGCCGAGCTGGGGCTGGAGCCATGGAGCGTGCTCAACCAGGGCATATCCCGCCATACGGGGCAGTCGATCGGCACGGTCACCATCGTGTCCGGTGCGCTGATCCTGCTGCTGTGGATCCCGCTGCGCCAGCGCCCCGGCCTGGGCACGGTGTCCAATGTGGTGGTCCTCGGGCTGGTGATGGACGCGACCCTGGCCTGGATGCCGGAGCTGGACTCGCTGGGCGCCCGTATTCCGCTGCTCGCGGGCGCCGTCCTCCTGAACGGCGCCGCGACCGGTCTGTACATAGCCGCCGATTTCGGTCCGGGGCCACGCGACGGGCTGATGACCGGGCTGCACCGGCGGACCGGGCGCCCGGTGCGGCTGGTGCGGACCTGCATCGAGGTGACGGTGCTCGCGGCGGGCTTTGCGCTGGGCGGGTCCGTCGGCGTCGGCACGGTGGTCTATGCGCTGGCCATCGGCCCCCTGGCGCAGTTCTTCCTCCGCCGCTTCGCGATCAAGGACGCCCCCGCGAAACCGTCCCCGGTGGTGGCCCGCGGAGGGGCTTCACCTGAGCGCGCAATACTGCCGGAGTGA